The following proteins come from a genomic window of Paenibacillus spongiae:
- a CDS encoding extracellular solute-binding protein, giving the protein MKRKGYISAVLAIMLLFTLALSACSKNESNGSETKNQGGAEKSGNTSTNNGTNDTPQDVPDEKKEPVTLKLLTWYVGQYQQEFDLFHKKYPWITIEPLVVGGDDAMMEKQAALVASGDSADLTWIQGLSTWTNEGLLEDLTPYIEVDKTIQEAKVSPGFLDAFKTGEERFAIPFSKIAEWIIVNKDLLKKKGMEMPANDWTYDDLLEMAKKATDPAAGEYGIAYDALFSQQFKWAMAVANGSAENLYFLNGDLTQSVAHTPAVLNDMRWIMELTTKWNVIPTADEAAKMGWDLNNSFLTGKALFTLGADWVLPGLKTEAKFEWDVLPMPKGKSKQVTTQILGPIGILKASKHKEEAFKWLSFQFELEAQKWMIENGSNTYVEHPDLEKYIDEVEMWKGKNTEAIKISTKMCCDLPGANVPDFTEYLSTVDNALTDMFRTGNGDVNGIIPAVEAWNKKTLVSRKLLGW; this is encoded by the coding sequence ATGAAGAGAAAAGGTTATATATCAGCGGTTCTAGCCATTATGCTCTTATTCACGCTTGCTCTGTCCGCTTGCTCGAAGAATGAATCGAACGGCAGCGAAACGAAGAATCAGGGGGGAGCGGAGAAAAGCGGTAATACATCCACGAATAACGGGACGAACGATACGCCGCAGGATGTGCCGGACGAGAAGAAAGAACCGGTTACCTTGAAGCTGCTGACGTGGTATGTCGGACAGTATCAGCAGGAATTCGATCTGTTTCACAAGAAATATCCATGGATTACGATTGAACCGCTCGTCGTAGGCGGTGACGATGCCATGATGGAGAAGCAGGCGGCATTGGTGGCCAGCGGCGATTCGGCGGACTTGACCTGGATTCAAGGCTTGAGCACATGGACGAACGAAGGCTTGCTGGAAGACTTGACGCCATACATCGAGGTCGACAAGACGATCCAGGAAGCGAAAGTATCCCCAGGGTTTCTTGATGCATTCAAAACCGGTGAAGAGCGTTTCGCGATTCCATTCTCCAAAATCGCCGAATGGATTATCGTCAACAAGGATTTGTTGAAGAAAAAGGGCATGGAGATGCCGGCCAACGATTGGACCTATGACGATTTGTTGGAGATGGCGAAGAAAGCGACGGATCCGGCAGCCGGGGAATACGGGATCGCGTATGACGCTCTGTTCTCGCAGCAGTTCAAATGGGCGATGGCGGTTGCCAACGGCAGTGCGGAGAACCTATACTTCCTGAACGGCGATTTGACGCAGAGCGTGGCGCATACGCCTGCCGTATTGAACGATATGCGCTGGATCATGGAATTGACGACCAAGTGGAATGTCATTCCGACTGCCGATGAAGCGGCAAAGATGGGCTGGGACCTGAACAACAGCTTCTTGACGGGCAAAGCGCTGTTCACGCTCGGTGCGGACTGGGTGCTGCCGGGCTTGAAGACGGAAGCCAAGTTCGAATGGGATGTTCTCCCGATGCCGAAGGGCAAATCGAAGCAAGTCACGACGCAGATCCTTGGCCCGATCGGCATATTGAAAGCGTCCAAGCATAAGGAAGAAGCGTTCAAGTGGCTCAGCTTCCAATTCGAGCTCGAAGCGCAAAAGTGGATGATCGAGAACGGTTCGAATACGTATGTCGAGCATCCGGATCTGGAGAAGTATATCGACGAGGTCGAGATGTGGAAAGGCAAGAATACCGAAGCGATCAAAATATCCACCAAGATGTGCTGTGACCTTCCGGGGGCCAATGTTCCTGACTTTACCGAGTACTTATCCACGGTAGACAATGCGCTCACCGATATGTTCCGGACCGGTAATGGCGACGTGAACGGCATTATCCCTGCGGTCGAAGCGTGGAACAAGAAGACGCTGGTATCCCGTAAGCTGTTGGGATGGTAA
- a CDS encoding DUF5696 domain-containing protein, producing the protein MPKVELPQGSAGAGRHSRTGRLWPQGKRGRIIVLAAGVCAAVLIVTAIAVASRPSLPALSEMEIQMPERTFFPVYQDAAWSPGPADALGFAEAADNGKFTLLVEPGTGQIAVRDRSSGYLWRSNPPADQLETETVKGLQLSNLQSPFILEYVTTGNTQRSMTNALEPKPGIRYDTFNKGLQASYAYPELQLSFVIQYELTDSGLEVSIPTQGIEEQGENRLLALNVLPFFGAVSAAEDEGYMFVPDGPGGLIRFDKKRLAGGVRYDYPIYGDEIANAKAPSVPREQIGYPVFGLKRGDHAYAAIVKEGKYTTWVKAMPAGIVSGYHAVSANFVYREEYPRRVSRLGAPINTMQKDRVNRDRRVEYRLLSGDEANYAGMAHAYRSYLEESGMLGKPLEAVEHVPLQLAVLGGAAKDTSGGLRYVPMTTFKQAEGMVEELAASGVQKLRLIYNGWQQDGYVESDNRFPVEAELGGESGAARLIQAVHDKGGEMWFADNIAVMHPDQADVSAKTEGMRGVDGTVVFNRKGQFMLNPQTSVRAAKNTVDRFAALGADGLLVDGPGKTVFRDYNSGQAVEREDTAHLYQSFLGYVQERFPLAGTVQGNDYALRNIDLIIELPTNSSYDVIIDETVPFYPIAVHGSVAYTAAPGNLRQMSDEELLRAIEYGAVPYYILTDAPSRRLIGTSYDNKLYSSEFAVWKDRVAEEYKKFDQLAHVYNQRIRGHRKLNDYVFVTTYEDGTEVTVDYKANRFDVAKGAAR; encoded by the coding sequence GTGCCCAAAGTAGAATTGCCGCAAGGATCTGCTGGCGCAGGGCGGCACAGCAGGACCGGCCGGCTGTGGCCGCAGGGCAAGCGGGGCAGGATCATCGTGCTGGCAGCAGGCGTGTGTGCCGCTGTATTGATCGTCACGGCGATTGCTGTTGCGAGCCGGCCGTCGTTACCCGCCCTATCGGAGATGGAGATTCAGATGCCGGAGCGGACCTTCTTCCCGGTTTATCAGGATGCGGCCTGGAGTCCGGGCCCCGCGGATGCGCTGGGCTTCGCCGAAGCGGCCGACAATGGGAAGTTCACGCTGCTGGTCGAGCCGGGCACGGGTCAAATCGCCGTGCGCGACCGCAGCAGCGGGTATTTGTGGCGGAGCAATCCGCCTGCAGACCAGCTGGAGACAGAAACGGTGAAGGGTCTGCAGCTGTCGAACCTGCAATCGCCCTTTATTCTGGAATACGTCACGACGGGGAATACGCAGCGCAGTATGACAAACGCGCTTGAGCCAAAGCCGGGCATTCGCTACGACACGTTCAATAAGGGGCTTCAGGCGTCATATGCCTATCCGGAGCTGCAGCTTTCCTTCGTTATTCAATACGAGCTGACGGACAGCGGACTTGAAGTAAGCATTCCAACCCAGGGCATTGAAGAACAAGGAGAGAACCGGCTGTTGGCGCTCAATGTGCTGCCGTTCTTCGGAGCCGTATCCGCAGCGGAGGACGAGGGCTACATGTTCGTGCCGGACGGTCCGGGAGGCTTGATCCGCTTCGATAAGAAACGGCTTGCGGGCGGCGTCCGGTATGATTATCCCATCTACGGCGACGAAATCGCCAATGCCAAGGCGCCGTCGGTTCCCCGCGAGCAGATCGGTTACCCGGTGTTCGGTCTGAAGCGGGGGGATCATGCCTACGCCGCCATTGTAAAGGAAGGCAAATATACGACATGGGTCAAAGCGATGCCGGCGGGTATTGTGTCGGGCTATCACGCGGTAAGCGCGAACTTCGTGTACCGTGAGGAGTACCCGCGGAGAGTGAGCCGTCTCGGTGCGCCGATCAACACGATGCAGAAGGATAGAGTCAACCGCGACCGCCGAGTCGAATATCGACTGTTATCCGGCGATGAGGCGAATTACGCCGGGATGGCGCATGCGTACCGCAGCTATCTGGAAGAGTCCGGCATGCTCGGCAAGCCGCTTGAAGCGGTCGAGCACGTACCGCTGCAGCTGGCCGTCCTCGGGGGCGCCGCGAAGGATACGTCCGGCGGCCTGCGCTACGTGCCGATGACAACGTTCAAGCAAGCAGAGGGGATGGTGGAGGAGCTCGCTGCAAGCGGAGTGCAGAAGCTGAGGCTCATCTATAACGGCTGGCAGCAGGACGGATATGTCGAATCCGATAACCGGTTTCCGGTCGAAGCGGAGCTCGGGGGAGAAAGCGGGGCCGCCCGTCTGATCCAAGCGGTGCACGACAAGGGAGGCGAGATGTGGTTTGCCGATAACATCGCGGTCATGCACCCCGATCAAGCGGATGTTTCCGCGAAGACCGAAGGCATGCGAGGAGTCGACGGTACCGTAGTCTTTAACCGGAAAGGGCAATTTATGCTTAATCCGCAGACTTCCGTACGGGCCGCCAAGAATACAGTCGACCGGTTCGCGGCATTGGGCGCGGATGGCTTGCTGGTCGATGGGCCCGGCAAAACCGTGTTCCGCGATTACAACAGCGGGCAGGCGGTAGAACGGGAAGATACCGCTCATCTGTATCAATCGTTTCTGGGGTACGTGCAGGAACGATTCCCGCTCGCCGGTACGGTCCAAGGCAATGATTATGCGCTGCGGAACATCGATTTGATTATCGAACTGCCGACGAACTCCAGCTACGATGTCATCATCGACGAGACGGTGCCGTTCTACCCGATTGCCGTCCACGGCTCCGTCGCGTATACGGCGGCACCCGGCAATTTGCGCCAGATGAGCGATGAAGAGCTGCTGCGCGCGATCGAATATGGAGCGGTTCCCTATTACATCCTGACGGACGCGCCGAGCCGCCGATTGATCGGCACGAGCTATGACAACAAGCTCTATAGCAGCGAATTTGCAGTCTGGAAAGACCGGGTGGCGGAGGAATACAAGAAATTCGACCAGTTGGCCCATGTCTACAACCAGCGCATACGCGGTCATCGGAAGCTCAATGATTATGTTTTTGTTACGACATATGAGGATGGCACGGAAGTAACGGTGGATTACAAAGCCAATCGGTTCGATGTGGCGAAGGGGGCGGCAAGATGA
- a CDS encoding response regulator has product MNALLLDDEPLALRSLEHQLKRFEDVKIIGTFSLPVQAVSAAEELQPDVAFVDIDMPEMNGIQVAEKLQMIHESIAIVFVTAYEEYAVKAFELNAVDYVLKPVQPHRLEQTVARLQQETMNRRASVMKEAEEPEPAVRVQCAGTMNVFGHDGEPLSWRTSKSRELFAYLVYKRGQPVRKEVLLELLWPDSDEKKGFTHMYTTIYRLRKTFESASLNIKLLNSGDGYWLSTEGLQVDMQEWEEAIGKLPPLSVESADDYHRLLDDYPGDYLNEQDYIWTHGERQRLRSLCYRQGMQLCRFWASEGQGDKAVDMYEGLQRQYPHSEEIYEALIEHYVNEDHHSLAQQQYELLSGMMRREYDSEPSETAKRLFNSIRPLVD; this is encoded by the coding sequence ATGAACGCGTTACTGCTCGATGACGAGCCGCTTGCGCTTAGAAGCTTGGAGCATCAGTTGAAACGGTTCGAAGACGTGAAGATCATTGGCACGTTTTCTCTGCCGGTTCAAGCGGTATCGGCAGCTGAGGAACTGCAGCCGGACGTTGCTTTTGTCGATATCGACATGCCGGAGATGAACGGGATTCAAGTTGCGGAGAAGCTGCAAATGATTCATGAGTCGATCGCGATCGTATTCGTCACGGCTTATGAGGAATATGCCGTGAAAGCATTTGAATTGAACGCCGTCGACTATGTATTGAAGCCGGTGCAGCCGCATCGTCTCGAGCAGACGGTTGCCAGGCTTCAGCAGGAGACGATGAATCGCCGTGCTTCGGTCATGAAAGAGGCGGAGGAACCGGAGCCCGCTGTCCGCGTGCAATGCGCAGGGACGATGAACGTCTTCGGGCATGACGGGGAGCCGCTGTCCTGGCGAACCTCCAAGTCCCGCGAATTATTCGCCTATCTGGTGTACAAGCGCGGACAGCCGGTCCGGAAGGAGGTGCTGCTCGAGCTGTTATGGCCGGACTCTGACGAGAAGAAGGGCTTTACCCATATGTACACGACGATTTACAGACTCCGCAAAACATTCGAGTCGGCCTCCTTGAACATCAAGCTTCTCAACAGCGGGGACGGCTATTGGCTGAGCACGGAGGGGCTTCAAGTCGATATGCAGGAGTGGGAGGAAGCGATCGGCAAGCTCCCGCCTCTGTCGGTTGAATCAGCGGATGACTACCATCGGCTGCTGGACGACTATCCGGGCGATTATTTGAACGAGCAAGACTACATATGGACGCATGGTGAACGTCAGCGCCTGCGAAGCTTATGTTATCGGCAAGGGATGCAGCTGTGCCGCTTCTGGGCAAGCGAAGGCCAAGGCGACAAGGCGGTTGACATGTACGAGGGACTGCAGCGGCAGTACCCGCATTCGGAGGAAATATACGAAGCTCTTATTGAGCATTATGTGAATGAAGACCATCATTCGCTGGCTCAACAGCAATATGAGCTTCTCTCCGGCATGATGCGCCGAGAATATGATTCCGAGCCATCAGAAACGGCAAAACGGTTATTTAATAGCATTCGTCCGCTAGTGGATTAA
- a CDS encoding carbohydrate ABC transporter permease: protein MNTDSGNVVKSGGISMHSAETSPLSGGSRMDDKQRRRRYFLYRWKDYGVGYLFMLPWMIGFAVLVAFPVGWSLFNSFNKVRITPEGFKFEWVGIDNYRRAFVEDNIYSIQLITYFQEMLLMIPLILIFSFFVSLLLNQKFPGRTLVRAVFFLPVIFATGQVLTELFVQGAGKLPFIEQYNLEGLVRENVGPRIAEPMLAVLSKAVIILWYSGVQILIFIAGFQTIPRTIYEAVRIDGASPWESFWKITLPAMVPFIGLNAVFTIVDLFTFPFNPVMDHVRANMFKPATGYGYASALAWIYFAIIIALLAIVLWITYRAAKGRREMR, encoded by the coding sequence ATGAACACGGATTCAGGCAATGTCGTGAAGTCTGGCGGCATATCGATGCATTCGGCCGAGACCTCGCCCCTTAGCGGCGGCAGCCGGATGGACGACAAGCAGCGCCGCAGACGCTATTTTCTATACCGCTGGAAAGATTATGGCGTCGGATATTTGTTTATGCTCCCATGGATGATCGGGTTCGCGGTGCTTGTTGCGTTTCCCGTCGGCTGGTCGCTATTCAACAGCTTCAACAAAGTGCGCATTACGCCGGAAGGCTTCAAGTTCGAATGGGTCGGCATCGACAATTACAGAAGAGCGTTCGTCGAAGACAATATTTATTCAATCCAGCTCATTACCTATTTTCAAGAAATGCTGCTGATGATTCCACTGATTCTGATCTTCTCGTTCTTCGTATCGCTGCTGTTGAACCAGAAGTTTCCCGGGCGCACATTGGTGCGGGCGGTCTTCTTCCTGCCGGTCATATTCGCCACCGGCCAGGTGCTGACGGAGCTGTTCGTCCAAGGCGCAGGCAAGCTCCCGTTCATCGAGCAGTACAATCTGGAAGGGCTTGTGAGGGAAAATGTCGGTCCGCGAATTGCCGAACCGATGCTGGCCGTATTGAGCAAGGCGGTTATTATTCTGTGGTATTCCGGGGTGCAGATTCTGATCTTCATCGCCGGGTTCCAGACGATTCCGAGAACCATCTACGAAGCTGTCCGGATCGACGGGGCATCGCCGTGGGAGAGCTTCTGGAAAATTACGCTGCCCGCGATGGTGCCGTTTATCGGGTTGAATGCGGTGTTTACGATCGTCGATCTGTTCACTTTTCCGTTCAATCCGGTAATGGATCATGTCCGGGCCAATATGTTCAAGCCGGCCACCGGCTACGGTTACGCAAGCGCCCTGGCATGGATTTATTTCGCCATCATCATCGCGCTGCTTGCCATCGTTCTCTGGATTACGTACCGGGCGGCCAAGGGAAGGAGGGAGATGCGGTGA
- a CDS encoding carbohydrate ABC transporter permease, translating into MKGDGLAARANEAISRLKQDSGHVLGSRKAQQVRKMLVGQHVNDGWIAKIVILLLLAVIGFLYLQPVFYMISTMLKTVSDLIDPVVQWIPRTVNWQNLSDAWRGLRYPEAFANTLTIALVCSVAQVCSCAVTGYALARLKFPGRNLAFFLIIVTFLIPPQITMIPLYAIYGKLGWLNTPLVFFIPAIFAQGLRGALFIIIFRQFFLTQPKALEEAAKIDGASSFRLFFRIMLPLARSACLVVFLFSFIWYWNMYYEPSMFLGKDFLPLSLRLNLMQEELMGNTAINFNAGFGKDPISEGPKMAAAFLIIMPPLIVYMITQRWFTEGIERTGLVE; encoded by the coding sequence GTGAAGGGCGACGGATTAGCAGCAAGGGCCAATGAGGCCATTAGCCGGCTGAAGCAGGACTCCGGGCATGTTCTCGGCAGCCGCAAAGCGCAGCAAGTGAGGAAAATGCTGGTCGGCCAGCATGTCAATGACGGCTGGATCGCCAAGATCGTCATTCTGCTGCTGCTGGCGGTCATCGGATTTCTGTACTTGCAGCCCGTATTTTATATGATATCGACGATGCTGAAGACGGTCAGCGATTTGATCGATCCGGTTGTGCAATGGATTCCGCGTACGGTCAACTGGCAGAATCTCAGCGATGCCTGGCGAGGCTTGCGTTATCCGGAGGCGTTTGCGAACACGCTGACAATCGCGCTCGTCTGCTCGGTGGCGCAGGTCTGCTCCTGTGCCGTTACCGGCTATGCGTTGGCACGGCTTAAGTTTCCGGGTCGGAATCTCGCATTCTTTCTCATTATCGTTACGTTTCTCATTCCGCCGCAGATTACGATGATTCCGCTGTATGCGATCTACGGCAAGCTCGGCTGGCTGAATACGCCGCTGGTCTTCTTCATTCCTGCCATATTCGCGCAAGGCTTGCGGGGGGCCTTGTTCATCATCATCTTCCGGCAGTTCTTCCTCACGCAGCCGAAGGCTCTGGAGGAAGCGGCCAAGATCGACGGGGCTTCGTCCTTCCGGTTGTTCTTCCGCATCATGCTGCCTCTGGCGCGTTCGGCATGTCTGGTTGTCTTTCTCTTTTCTTTTATCTGGTACTGGAATATGTACTACGAGCCGTCGATGTTTCTGGGCAAGGATTTCCTGCCCTTATCGCTGAGGCTGAATTTGATGCAGGAGGAGCTGATGGGAAACACGGCGATTAATTTTAACGCGGGCTTCGGCAAGGATCCCATATCCGAAGGGCCGAAGATGGCTGCTGCTTTCCTCATCATCATGCCGCCGTTAATCGTGTACATGATTACCCAGCGCTGGTTCACGGAAGGGATTGAGCGGACCGGCTTGGTTGAATAA
- a CDS encoding hybrid sensor histidine kinase/response regulator, with the protein MDSDSIIALDGEWEFYPNKLIMKEAVGKEAAGEAPVSIQVPGNWGKTLSPDTGSNYGYGSYRLRILLDPEDERLFRIRLKGVATSSELYVNGRLLEGSGKPAESKQGFKDGNSLYSVAFNPDNGTIDVVIQAANYSDRSTGGISYSIKFGTEAAVSGEMRFNFAMEFLVTVVLGLHVIYALLIYLFGAREKVLLTFAALVFSAMLMVLTDDDRLLQQWLSLSRDTTIRLQIMSLGGIALFLLKFGRGLLPDYMPHRAYRPMQVLNTAAIAFAVVLPVTILLPAMLINFMMLLMSIVIFLIVTIRLIKSGSKDAVFLMLGTIAIILSGIGGLLKNTGWYVAEFYPIDLTVAFLASSSFWFRRYNSSAALTAHLSEKLQEEVKRKDDFLANVSHELRNPLHGILNITQTVLETEKSVLGERNTRNLELIVTVGRRMSFMLNDLLDLTLLKEKGIRLKEKPVQIQTVAAGVIDMLRFMTEGKQIRFDNQIPKTFPMVIADESRLIQILFNLLHNAVKFTNEGVITVRAQAEGGQAMIHVVDTGVGMDVEQQSKVFEPYEQGETGITAISGGIGLGLSICKQLVELHGGVIQVSSVRGQGSSFTFSLSLAGAAYSAYSAVPENPPMGWLTDVSSDSEAAVSIPPEGLDEAIAKPHAKADGEGPIVLIIDDDSVNRIVMENILAADGCRVITAGSGREALSVLDSREWDMIIADVMMPAMSGYELTRLIRDRFTIAELPVLLLTARSRPEDLQAGFLCGANDYVTKPVDAAELRMRVWALTELKYSVRDRLRLEAAWLQAQIKPHFLFNTLNSIAALGDFDTTRMRSLLEAFGNYLKASFDFRNSERLVPLEQELALVRSYLHIEKERFEDRIQVRFEVDEGLVQGLYIPPLTIQTLVENAVRHGILRRSQGGEIVIRITRCPEGADVAIIDNGVGMDKLTVAKLLEGSPKPGSGIGLRNTDRRLKQIYGKGLHIRSRLEEGTTVAFRLREAIVQSSSDAM; encoded by the coding sequence TTGGATTCAGATAGCATCATCGCATTAGATGGTGAATGGGAATTTTATCCAAACAAGCTCATTATGAAAGAAGCGGTTGGTAAGGAAGCAGCCGGCGAGGCTCCCGTGTCGATCCAAGTTCCGGGCAATTGGGGAAAGACGCTCTCTCCGGACACCGGGTCCAATTACGGCTATGGCTCCTATCGGCTGCGCATTCTCCTTGATCCGGAGGATGAGCGGTTGTTCCGCATCCGCCTGAAGGGAGTCGCTACGTCATCCGAGCTTTACGTAAACGGACGTCTGTTGGAGGGCTCTGGCAAACCGGCTGAATCGAAGCAGGGATTTAAGGACGGCAATTCGCTTTATTCCGTTGCATTCAATCCTGACAACGGTACGATCGATGTCGTGATACAAGCGGCTAATTATTCTGACAGAAGTACCGGCGGAATCTCCTATTCCATCAAGTTCGGGACCGAAGCTGCCGTTTCCGGGGAAATGCGCTTTAATTTCGCGATGGAGTTCTTGGTAACCGTCGTGCTGGGGCTGCATGTCATATATGCGCTGCTCATTTATTTATTCGGCGCGCGAGAGAAGGTGCTCCTGACCTTCGCGGCGCTCGTGTTCAGCGCCATGCTGATGGTGCTTACGGACGATGACAGACTGCTGCAGCAATGGTTATCCCTGAGCCGGGATACGACGATCAGGTTGCAGATCATGTCATTGGGCGGCATTGCCTTATTTCTGCTCAAATTCGGCCGGGGGCTTCTGCCTGACTATATGCCGCATAGAGCTTACCGGCCGATGCAAGTATTGAATACGGCGGCTATTGCTTTCGCAGTCGTTCTTCCGGTCACGATTTTGTTGCCAGCTATGCTCATCAATTTTATGATGCTGCTCATGTCGATCGTGATCTTCCTGATCGTTACGATACGTCTGATCAAGTCGGGCAGCAAGGATGCCGTATTTCTGATGTTGGGCACGATTGCGATCATCCTAAGCGGTATTGGCGGATTGCTTAAGAATACCGGCTGGTATGTTGCGGAGTTTTACCCGATTGACTTGACCGTCGCGTTTCTGGCTTCTTCATCCTTCTGGTTCAGGCGGTATAACTCTTCCGCCGCTCTGACGGCGCATCTGTCGGAGAAGCTTCAGGAGGAAGTGAAGCGAAAGGATGATTTTCTGGCGAACGTATCCCACGAATTGCGTAACCCGCTGCATGGTATTCTGAACATCACTCAGACGGTCTTGGAAACCGAGAAGAGCGTCCTAGGAGAGCGGAACACCCGGAATCTGGAGCTTATTGTAACTGTCGGGCGGCGGATGTCGTTTATGCTTAATGATCTGCTGGATCTGACGCTGCTTAAGGAAAAGGGGATTCGTCTGAAAGAGAAGCCGGTTCAGATTCAAACGGTTGCGGCAGGCGTTATCGATATGCTGCGTTTCATGACGGAAGGCAAGCAGATCCGGTTCGACAATCAAATACCGAAGACATTCCCTATGGTGATCGCCGACGAGAGCCGGCTTATCCAAATTCTGTTCAATCTACTGCATAACGCCGTCAAGTTCACGAATGAAGGCGTCATCACGGTCAGGGCTCAGGCGGAAGGCGGGCAAGCGATGATTCACGTCGTCGATACCGGTGTCGGGATGGACGTCGAGCAGCAGAGCAAAGTATTCGAGCCTTACGAGCAGGGAGAAACCGGAATAACGGCGATCAGCGGCGGAATCGGGCTTGGCCTGAGCATCTGCAAGCAGCTTGTAGAGCTGCATGGGGGAGTGATCCAGGTGAGCTCGGTCCGCGGCCAAGGCTCCTCCTTCACGTTCTCGTTGAGTTTGGCCGGCGCAGCCTATTCAGCCTATTCAGCCGTGCCGGAAAATCCGCCGATGGGATGGCTGACCGATGTCTCCAGCGATTCGGAAGCGGCCGTTTCCATTCCGCCGGAGGGGCTTGATGAAGCAATCGCCAAGCCTCATGCCAAGGCAGATGGCGAAGGGCCGATCGTCTTGATCATCGACGACGATTCCGTCAACCGGATTGTGATGGAGAACATTCTGGCCGCGGATGGCTGCAGAGTCATTACGGCCGGCAGCGGCAGGGAGGCGCTGTCCGTCCTGGATTCGAGAGAATGGGATATGATCATTGCCGATGTTATGATGCCTGCTATGTCGGGCTATGAGCTTACGCGGCTCATCCGGGACCGGTTTACGATTGCAGAGCTTCCCGTCCTGCTATTGACGGCCCGAAGCCGCCCGGAGGACCTGCAGGCGGGCTTCCTATGCGGCGCTAACGATTACGTGACGAAACCGGTGGATGCAGCTGAATTACGCATGCGGGTATGGGCATTGACCGAGCTGAAATATTCGGTCCGCGACCGGCTGCGCTTGGAGGCCGCATGGCTGCAGGCGCAAATTAAGCCCCACTTCCTGTTCAATACGTTAAATTCCATTGCCGCTTTAGGCGATTTTGACACAACCCGGATGAGGAGCCTGCTTGAAGCGTTCGGGAATTATTTGAAGGCCAGCTTCGATTTCCGCAATTCCGAGCGTCTAGTCCCGCTCGAGCAGGAGCTTGCTCTTGTTCGTTCCTATCTGCACATCGAGAAAGAGCGGTTCGAGGACCGCATTCAGGTGCGCTTTGAGGTTGACGAGGGCTTGGTGCAAGGGCTGTACATCCCGCCGCTGACGATCCAGACCCTGGTGGAGAATGCGGTCAGGCATGGGATTCTAAGGCGGTCTCAGGGCGGCGAGATCGTTATTCGGATAACGAGGTGCCCGGAAGGCGCGGATGTGGCGATTATCGATAACGGTGTCGGAATGGACAAGTTAACGGTGGCGAAGCTGCTAGAAGGGAGTCCGAAGCCGGGCTCAGGGATCGGACTGCGCAATACGGACAGAAGGCTGAAGCAAATTTACGGCAAAGGATTGCACATACGAAGCCGGTTGGAAGAAGGGACGACCGTTGCTTTCCGATTACGGGAAGCGATCGTCCAATCAAGCTCTGATGCGATGTAA